The sequence below is a genomic window from bacterium.
ATGTCGAGCTCGTCCTCGCCGACGATCGCGCACTCCGACTCGCGCCCTTCCTCGTCGGAGAGGCGCACCCGGGCGCCGAAGCGGACTTCGTCGTCGTCGCAGGCGGAGTTGTCCACGACGACGGCGGCGGCGAGGCGGCCGTCGATCCGCGCCAGCTCGCCGCGCAGCGCGGCGGCCTCGGCGGCGCTCTCCGCGTCGAGCCGCGCGACGCGCGCGGCGGCCTCGGCCCGCGCGGCCTGCAGCGCGGCGAGTCCCTGGGGGGTGACGTAGTTCGGCCGATCGGCGCCCATCGGGCGGCGCGGCCGCTCGGGGACCTCGTCCCCGTCCTGTTCCTTGACGAATGCCCGGCTCATAGGAACGACATTTTACGATCCTTCCGCGGTTCGGGGCGCGCGCCGCGCGCGCGCCGTGTTCGGTCGCGGAGGCGCGCCGCGCGCCGCCGCGGGCGCGCGCGGGCGGTCCGCGCTACGCTCCGCGCCATGAGCGATCCCCGGCCGGACGGAACGACGGCGCCCGAAGGCGCGAAGCCGCGGAACGTCTCCGCGGCGTACGCGTCCCCGTCGGCCGGCGACGGAACGACGGCGCCCGAAGGCGCGAAGCCGCGGGGCGTCGGCCGCGCGGCGGGCGTGGCGACGATCGTCCTCACGCTGCTCGGCTGGTCGAGCGTGCCGCTCTTCCTGCGCCACTTCACCGGCTCGATGGACCCCTGGACGAGCAACGGCTGGCGCTACGGCTTCGCCGCGCTCCTCTGGGCGCCGGTGGTGCTGCTCGGCCTGCGCCGCCGCAACCTGCCGCGGGGGATCTTCCGCGCCGCGCTCGTGCCGGGGATCGTCAACGCCGCGGGGCAGGTCTTCTACACCTGGGCGCACTACAAGGTCGAGCCGGGACTGCTCAGCTTCGGCTTCCGCACGCAGATCGTCTTCGTGGCGATCGGCGCCTACGCGCTCTTCCCGGACGAGCGGCGGCTGGTGCGGATGAAGGGCTTCTGGGGCGCGTTGGGGCTGCTCGTCCTCGGCGCCGCGGGAACCCTCTTCCTCGGCGAGGGGCCGCTGCCGGCGGCGAGCGCGGTCGGCTTCGGGATGGCCGTCCTCTCCGGCGCGCTCTTCGCGGCCTACTACCTGAGCGTGCGCAAGTGCATGTCCGGCTATCCGTCGATCGTCTCGTTCGCGGTGATCAGCCAGTACACGGCGGCGATCATGGTCGCGCTGATGCTGCTGGTCGGGACGGACCTCGGCGCGGCGCCGGCGCGCCTCCCGGGCGGCGAGCTGTCGCTCCTGCTCCTCTCCGCGGTGATCGGCATCGCGCTGGGGCACGTCTTCTACTACGTCGCGATCAAGGAGCTCGGCGTCGCCGCCTCCTCCGGCGTGCTGCAGGTGCAGCCGATCTGCGTCGCGGTCGGCTCGTGGTTCCTCTTCGGCGAGAAGCTCGCGGCGGGGCAGTGGGCGGGGGGCGCGCTGGCGATCATCGGCGCGCTGACGATCCTGCTGCTCGAGCGGCGCGCGTCGGCCGTCGGCGGCCCGGCCTGATTCGACGCGCCGCGGCCCGTCGCGTAAGCTGTCGCTTGGTTCAATCCGCCTGGGACCTCCGTTCTCCGCGGACGCGCCGTCGGACGCGCCGCGGTCGCGGGCGCGCCGCGCGCGAGGCCCCGGACACCAACCTCGGAGCCGCGGATGGGCAGGAGAACCTTCACGGACGGCGCGCAGCTCGTCGCCTTGGGCGCGCTGCACGCCGGCGTCGATTACTTCGTGGGCTACCCGATCACTCCCGCGTCGGGAATCTTCTCCGCGATGATCAAGGGCGGCGTCGGCATCGCCGCGCCGGACGAGATCACCGCGCTGCAGTACCTGATCGGCGGCTCGGCCGCGGGGCGCAAGGCGATGACCGCCACCTCGGCCCCCGGCTTCCTGCTGATGGCCGAAGGGTTCGGCGCGGCGCTGATGATGGAGACGCCGCTGACCCTCGTCCTCGTGCAGCGTCTCGGGCCGGCCACCGGCTCGGCGACGATGAACGCGCAGGGGGACGTGATGCTCGCCTCGGGCATCGTCTCCGGCGGCTTCGTTCCGCCGGTCCTCTGCCCCTCGACCGTCGAAGAGTGCGCCGAGATCACGGCCCTCGCGGTGAACGTCTCGGAGACGCTGCGCGTCCCGACGATCGTCCTCACCGAGAAGGAGATGGTCGTCGGCAAGCGCACGGTGGACCTCGACAAGATCGTCCTGCCGCCGGTCGCGAACCGCGCGGTCTACGACGGCCGCCCCGAGGAGTTCCAGCCGTACGGCAACCTCGACGAGCGCGACGTGCCGCCGTTCCGCCCGGTCGGCGATCCGGACTGCCAGATTCGCCTCACCGCCTCGACGCACGACGCGGCCGGCTTCATCAAGGCGCTCGACCCGAAGGTGCGCCGCAACACCGAGCGGCTGATGGTCTCGCGGCACACGGAACTGCTGCCGGCCTGCCGCGTGGACGCGCAGAAGGGCGCCGAGGAGGCGATCGTCTCCTACGGCTTCACCAACTACGCCGCCGCCGAGGCGGTGCGCCGCCTGCGCGCCGCGGGGCGCCGCGTGACGCACGTCACCGTGCGCACGCTCTTCCCGGTGCTCGCCGACCAGATCGCCGCCGCCCTCGAGGGGACGAAGCGGGTCGTCGTGCCGGAGGAGAACCTCTCCGGGCAGTACTGCCGCGTCCTGCTGGGCGAGGGGCTGCTGCGCGGACAGGACGTCGTCCGGATCAACCGGATGGGGCTCTGCGTCACTCCCGAAGAGATCGTTGCCGCGTTCGTCGGCGAAGCCGGCGAGGGCGTCGTCAAGGAGGTCCGGCCGTGACTGAGTGCGAATTCGCCACCGGCCTGCGCGATCCGTGGTGCCCCGGCTGCGGGCACACGCTCGTCGCCCGCGCGCTGCAGGAGACGCTGGCGCGCAGCTACAAGCCGCACGACGTCGTCCTCGTGAGCGACATCGGCTGCATCGGCATGGCCGACGTCCTCTTCACCTGCCACACCGTGCACGGGCTGCACGGCCGCGCCCCGGCGCTGGCCAGCGGCATCGCGATGACGATGGACGGCGCGGAGCGGAAGAAGGTCGTCTGCCTGATGGGCGACGGCGGCGCGGCGATCGGGCTGCAGCACGTGATGGAGTGCGCGCGGCTCAACGTGGACGTGACGCTGGTCGTCTGCAACAACCAGAACTACGGCATGACCGGCGGGCAGCATTCGGCCTACACCGAGACGGGGATCAAGACGACGACGACCCCGGCGGGGAACCCGCTGCGGCCGTTCCCGCTCGGCGACATGGTGGCCCCGCTCGGCGTGCTCCACGGCCGCGTCCTCGCCGCCTCCTCCGCCGAGCTGCGCGAGGCGCTCGAGCGCTGCCTCGCGCACCGCGGCTTCTCGCTGCTCGAGACCTTCAACTACTGCCCGTCGTACTCCGGCAAGCTGAACCCCGAGTCGCTCGCGCCCAAGGAGATGAAGCG
It includes:
- a CDS encoding GreA/GreB family elongation factor; the protein is MSRAFVKEQDGDEVPERPRRPMGADRPNYVTPQGLAALQAARAEAAARVARLDAESAAEAAALRGELARIDGRLAAAVVVDNSACDDDEVRFGARVRLSDEEGRESECAIVGEDELDIHPDAVAWSAPLGRALVGAHVGEWVTWRRPAGDVEYEVLEVSYGLGAA
- a CDS encoding DMT family transporter, which encodes MSDPRPDGTTAPEGAKPRNVSAAYASPSAGDGTTAPEGAKPRGVGRAAGVATIVLTLLGWSSVPLFLRHFTGSMDPWTSNGWRYGFAALLWAPVVLLGLRRRNLPRGIFRAALVPGIVNAAGQVFYTWAHYKVEPGLLSFGFRTQIVFVAIGAYALFPDERRLVRMKGFWGALGLLVLGAAGTLFLGEGPLPAASAVGFGMAVLSGALFAAYYLSVRKCMSGYPSIVSFAVISQYTAAIMVALMLLVGTDLGAAPARLPGGELSLLLLSAVIGIALGHVFYYVAIKELGVAASSGVLQVQPICVAVGSWFLFGEKLAAGQWAGGALAIIGALTILLLERRASAVGGPA
- a CDS encoding thiamine pyrophosphate-dependent enzyme codes for the protein MTECEFATGLRDPWCPGCGHTLVARALQETLARSYKPHDVVLVSDIGCIGMADVLFTCHTVHGLHGRAPALASGIAMTMDGAERKKVVCLMGDGGAAIGLQHVMECARLNVDVTLVVCNNQNYGMTGGQHSAYTETGIKTTTTPAGNPLRPFPLGDMVAPLGVLHGRVLAASSAELREALERCLAHRGFSLLETFNYCPSYSGKLNPESLAPKEMKRFFSEHGVEFGLWDTGAPPAPYRFRAEPRLPQLKEAASPHRHALDHVVDLLIAGSAGEGVQTAAELLAEAAIASGLEVAVRGEYPVTVGKGFSCSFVRLSPEPIGSPITDTYDVGLVTSVDGVRWTGVRGRATKRTIADASLELPEALAGAERHDLRRFGPKQAAFAGLASLLLEQKWFPAAALRETLAGLRSPKMRDGLTGVLDTLESERA